One Brumimicrobium sp. DNA window includes the following coding sequences:
- a CDS encoding MFS transporter codes for MEAKVSFTSHKILFFNTLAFTICFAVWVFNSVLVTFLVDNGVFDWGPIEIGWLFGIPILTGSIFRLPLGILTDKIGGRWVFGGLLLFCTIPLYFLSFANSFWSFALLGFGYGLAGSGFAAGIAFTSVWYPKEWQGRALGIVGVGNAGAAITTLLAPTLLIKLTNNGQDMEQWRVLPQLYAAALVVMAILFLIFTKNKKPEGQRTIKQMVKPLGNIRVWRFGLYYFLVFGCFVAFSQWLVPYFTNVYGVSLVVAGLFASLFSMPSGLIRALGGWMSDKYGARKVMEWVFKFSIGISIFLIFPKMDVFTPGKGISSTKNGVVTYVSDSKITVDETDFSLQPKVEKLIDDKKSILPIKNSWQTPLVHEGDKVVKKQVLAQGTTHIHFSANMWIFAILAFAIGIAWGIGKAGVYKFIPDYFPEDIGTVGGMVGVIGGLGGFVCPILFGYLLEWTGFWTSCWILMLVISILCFFWLKRIVIKLLNIHAPGVTEKVE; via the coding sequence ATGGAAGCCAAAGTTTCATTTACCTCACATAAGATACTTTTCTTTAACACACTTGCCTTTACAATTTGTTTTGCTGTATGGGTTTTCAATAGTGTTTTAGTAACATTCTTAGTCGATAATGGTGTATTTGATTGGGGTCCTATAGAAATAGGTTGGTTATTTGGTATTCCCATATTAACTGGTTCGATATTTAGGCTTCCACTTGGTATTTTAACCGATAAGATTGGAGGTAGATGGGTTTTTGGAGGTCTTCTACTATTTTGCACCATCCCTCTTTATTTTCTAAGTTTTGCAAACAGTTTCTGGAGTTTTGCTCTATTAGGATTTGGATATGGTTTGGCTGGATCAGGTTTTGCAGCTGGCATTGCCTTTACATCTGTTTGGTATCCAAAGGAATGGCAAGGACGTGCTTTGGGGATTGTAGGAGTCGGAAACGCAGGAGCCGCAATTACAACCTTATTAGCTCCTACTCTTTTAATAAAACTAACCAATAATGGGCAAGATATGGAGCAATGGCGTGTATTACCTCAACTATACGCAGCAGCATTAGTAGTAATGGCTATCCTATTTCTCATTTTTACTAAAAATAAAAAACCTGAAGGGCAGCGAACCATCAAACAAATGGTAAAACCATTAGGTAACATCCGGGTTTGGCGCTTTGGACTATACTACTTTCTAGTATTCGGATGCTTCGTTGCTTTCTCTCAATGGCTTGTTCCTTATTTCACAAATGTATATGGAGTTTCACTTGTTGTAGCCGGACTGTTTGCATCTCTTTTTAGTATGCCCTCAGGCTTAATTCGCGCTTTGGGCGGTTGGATGAGTGACAAATACGGTGCGCGGAAAGTTATGGAATGGGTATTTAAATTTTCTATAGGAATCAGTATTTTTTTAATCTTTCCTAAAATGGATGTTTTCACACCAGGAAAAGGCATCTCATCAACTAAGAATGGTGTGGTAACTTATGTTTCCGATTCTAAAATAACAGTAGATGAAACAGATTTTAGTTTACAACCAAAAGTTGAGAAACTAATTGATGACAAAAAATCAATTCTCCCTATAAAAAATAGCTGGCAAACTCCTCTTGTTCACGAGGGAGATAAGGTGGTAAAAAAGCAAGTACTTGCACAAGGAACCACTCATATTCACTTCAGTGCGAACATGTGGATATTTGCCATTCTAGCTTTTGCCATAGGAATTGCTTGGGGCATAGGGAAAGCTGGGGTTTACAAATTTATTCCAGATTATTTCCCTGAAGATATAGGAACAGTTGGCGGAATGGTGGGAGTTATTGGAGGGTTGGGAGGATTCGTATGCCCCATCCTTTTTGGATATCTATTGGAATGGACAGGGTTCTGGACAAGCTGTTGGATACTCATGCTTGTGATTTCTATCCTTTGTTTTTTCTGGCTCAAACGAATAGTTATCAAACTTCTAAATATTCATGCCCCAGGTGTAACTGAAAAGGTAGAATAA